A stretch of Desulfobacter hydrogenophilus DNA encodes these proteins:
- a CDS encoding ABC transporter substrate-binding protein, producing MIKKIALLISVLTAFACLCLTPAGAKEVYINGIDFGFPPFGYVDKSGNPAGFDVECVNWIAKEMGFEVKHQPMDWDGIIPALNAKKIDFIASGMSATESREKIVNFTMAYYEVSQVLVVLKDRTEDLNTLLTTGKKIGSQRGTTSTKRLKDLLATEKYKFEIVEYDSTDLSIEDLKIGRIDGSAMDSSIAYELNKDGAYKTAGAFDVPTEKYGYAVRKGDDKLLNLLNQGLKKLMADPQWQVLKDKYDIH from the coding sequence ATGATAAAAAAAATTGCATTGCTGATAAGTGTTTTAACGGCATTTGCATGTCTGTGCCTGACACCTGCCGGCGCAAAAGAAGTTTATATTAACGGTATTGACTTTGGTTTTCCGCCCTTTGGATATGTGGATAAGTCCGGCAATCCCGCAGGCTTTGACGTGGAGTGCGTGAATTGGATCGCCAAGGAGATGGGTTTTGAAGTCAAACACCAGCCCATGGACTGGGACGGCATTATCCCCGCCCTCAATGCTAAAAAAATTGACTTTATCGCATCCGGCATGAGCGCTACAGAATCCAGGGAAAAAATTGTCAACTTCACTATGGCCTACTATGAAGTCAGCCAGGTGCTTGTGGTGTTAAAGGACCGGACGGAGGATCTCAATACCCTGTTGACCACGGGCAAAAAAATTGGTTCCCAGCGTGGTACCACCAGCACCAAACGTCTTAAGGATCTGCTTGCCACAGAAAAATATAAATTTGAAATTGTGGAATATGACTCAACGGACCTGAGTATTGAAGATCTCAAGATCGGCCGTATTGACGGTTCTGCCATGGATTCATCCATTGCCTACGAACTCAATAAAGACGGGGCCTATAAGACTGCCGGTGCCTTTGACGTGCCCACTGAAAAATATGGTTATGCCGTACGTAAGGGTGATGACAAACTTTTGAACCTACTCAACCAAGGGTTGAAAAAACTGATGGCTGATCCCCAGTGGCAGGTGCTTAAAGACAAATACGATATCCACTAG
- a CDS encoding 1,4-dihydroxy-2-naphthoate polyprenyltransferase, with protein sequence MNLYHWWLAIRPRTLPAAACPVVVGAACATSDHKFSTLMFAAALTGALLIQISVNLANDYFDFLHQIDTPDRKGPKRMTQSGLIPPETVRNAFILTMLLALGLGSFLIIKGGVVILYIVIASLLGILFYSAGPFPIASNGLGEVFVFIFFGPVAVLGTYYLMAGGVTTAVFIASVPVGLLVTAIIVVNNLRDIVTDAGAGKRTLAVILGPWRTKVEFVFLVLFSFLIPCLMFASGRWSWVILLPLAVFWKSYPLFKIIFEQDGKILNLALAETAKLALMFSALFAMGIMIG encoded by the coding sequence ATGAATCTATACCACTGGTGGCTGGCCATCCGGCCTAGAACCCTTCCGGCAGCGGCTTGCCCGGTTGTCGTTGGCGCGGCCTGCGCTACTTCTGATCACAAATTTTCAACACTGATGTTTGCAGCAGCCTTAACCGGCGCATTATTGATCCAGATATCCGTGAACTTGGCCAATGATTATTTTGATTTTCTGCACCAGATTGACACCCCGGATCGGAAAGGCCCCAAGCGCATGACTCAAAGCGGTCTGATTCCCCCTGAGACCGTTCGAAACGCATTCATACTGACCATGCTGCTGGCCTTGGGCTTAGGTTCCTTTTTAATTATCAAGGGAGGGGTAGTGATCCTGTATATTGTGATCGCCTCTCTTCTCGGGATTCTCTTTTACAGTGCCGGTCCCTTTCCCATTGCGTCTAACGGCCTTGGCGAGGTGTTTGTATTTATTTTTTTTGGACCGGTGGCAGTACTCGGTACCTATTATCTCATGGCAGGAGGAGTGACAACAGCGGTTTTCATAGCATCTGTTCCTGTCGGCCTTTTGGTCACAGCCATTATCGTGGTCAACAATCTAAGAGATATCGTAACAGATGCCGGCGCGGGCAAGCGGACCCTGGCTGTAATCCTCGGTCCTTGGCGTACCAAGGTGGAATTTGTGTTTCTGGTCCTTTTTTCCTTTTTGATCCCCTGTCTAATGTTTGCCTCGGGCCGCTGGTCCTGGGTCATTCTGTTGCCCCTGGCTGTTTTCTGGAAATCCTATCCCCTATTTAAAATCATTTTTGAACAGGATGGAAAAATTCTTAACCTGGCGCTTGCAGAAACCGCAAAGCTTGCGCTGATGTTCAGTGCGCTTTTTGCCATGGGAATTATGATTGGATAA
- a CDS encoding cupin domain-containing protein yields MANLFENIPDNLAAEHFTDLIKGENIRIERIVSLGHTSPEFGWYSQDENEWVIVLEGSGTILFENGIERVLNKGDYLNIPAHTKHKVIRTDPNNITIWLAVFYCNSLIVDTLF; encoded by the coding sequence ATGGCTAACCTGTTTGAAAATATCCCTGATAACTTGGCGGCTGAACACTTTACTGATTTGATCAAAGGGGAAAATATTCGGATAGAACGTATTGTTTCTTTGGGTCATACTTCGCCTGAATTCGGTTGGTATAGCCAAGATGAAAATGAGTGGGTGATTGTATTAGAAGGTTCTGGTACAATTCTATTCGAAAACGGAATTGAACGAGTTTTAAATAAAGGGGATTATCTCAACATTCCGGCTCATACAAAACATAAGGTCATTCGAACCGATCCTAATAACATAACCATTTGGTTAGCTGTTTTTTATTGTAACTCTCTTATTGTTGACACTCTCTTTTGA
- a CDS encoding transposase has product MKIRNEADVLINKLLPFVEKYTDSLNTELTQSSPGMTLSKSQKFWLGFCITGIILTSSINWAAFSRISVGLYKTTALSWMFRHSKIAWEHLFHLSLKIIFKVYGITKGVVSIDDSDKKRSKCTTKIFGVHKIKDKSTGGFCMGQGLVFLVLITPKLSFPIGYAFHIPDPKISEWTKEDKRLKKAGVPKSERPKKPVRSEEYPTIPMIAKALLKIFVEKHPEIKIEAIVADALYGNAEFMDEASKIAGNAQVISQIRYNQNILLKSDKKSVETYFKNIQPIQKTIHVRGGKEVVVLIKSARIHVCAHKKKRFVIAIKYIGEKDYRYLAASDLTWRYPDIIDAFTLRWLVEVFIQDHKTNEGWGNLTKQPDEDGSYRSLTLSLLVDHCLLLHPDQVASINNKLHARTVGSLCDTVKVDCILSFVEQIIHSDDPESHFKQISVFLKEHFVKANDSQKHMNLNSWGNYQSAPSLKYKAFC; this is encoded by the coding sequence ATGAAAATAAGGAATGAGGCGGATGTGTTAATAAATAAGCTGTTGCCGTTTGTTGAAAAGTATACTGATTCACTGAATACTGAATTAACACAGTCATCCCCAGGAATGACCTTAAGCAAATCACAAAAATTCTGGCTGGGTTTCTGCATCACTGGAATCATCTTGACCAGCAGCATCAATTGGGCTGCTTTTTCACGTATCAGTGTGGGATTGTATAAAACTACAGCTCTTTCCTGGATGTTTCGCCATTCTAAAATTGCTTGGGAGCATCTGTTTCATCTCAGCCTTAAAATTATTTTCAAAGTATATGGCATTACCAAAGGTGTTGTCAGTATTGATGATTCCGATAAAAAGCGTAGTAAATGCACAACAAAAATTTTTGGAGTCCACAAAATAAAAGACAAATCAACGGGTGGTTTTTGCATGGGGCAAGGCTTAGTATTTTTGGTGTTGATAACACCAAAACTCAGCTTTCCAATTGGCTACGCCTTTCATATTCCTGATCCAAAAATCAGCGAATGGACCAAGGAGGATAAAAGATTAAAAAAGGCTGGCGTACCAAAATCAGAACGCCCAAAAAAACCGGTGCGCTCAGAAGAATATCCTACCATTCCAATGATTGCCAAGGCTCTTTTAAAAATATTTGTAGAGAAACACCCGGAAATAAAAATAGAAGCGATTGTTGCAGATGCCTTATATGGGAATGCTGAGTTCATGGATGAAGCGTCTAAAATTGCAGGAAACGCCCAAGTTATCAGCCAAATAAGGTACAATCAAAATATTTTACTCAAGAGCGATAAAAAATCAGTTGAAACATATTTTAAAAATATTCAACCAATTCAAAAGACCATACATGTACGTGGAGGTAAAGAGGTTGTTGTACTCATTAAAAGTGCCAGAATACATGTGTGTGCTCATAAGAAAAAAAGATTTGTCATTGCAATAAAATACATTGGAGAAAAGGACTATCGGTATCTTGCCGCTTCGGATCTGACCTGGCGATATCCTGATATCATAGACGCATTTACACTCAGATGGTTAGTAGAGGTTTTTATTCAAGACCATAAGACGAATGAAGGCTGGGGAAATTTGACCAAACAACCTGATGAAGACGGGTCTTACAGAAGTTTGACCCTGAGTCTGTTGGTTGATCATTGTCTCCTGCTTCATCCTGACCAGGTGGCCTCGATAAATAACAAACTGCACGCAAGAACTGTTGGCAGCCTATGTGACACCGTCAAAGTTGACTGCATCTTATCCTTTGTCGAACAAATCATTCATAGTGATGACCCAGAATCCCATTTCAAGCAGATCTCGGTATTTTTAAAAGAGCATTTTGTAAAGGCAAACGATTCTCAAAAGCACATGAATCTAAATTCTTGGGGGAATTATCAATCCGCCCCATCATTAAAATACAAAGCATTCTGTTAG
- a CDS encoding STAS/SEC14 domain-containing protein, which translates to MIEMIDIGMADAIAYRIEGKITEEEMKTVLAVFKEKIEKNEKLIVYQEVVSIGGADFDALIDKFKFFLEVGLSHFSRIAVVTHKKWIHKLVDLEGKLFKGIEMRGFPKEEKDQALKFLKNG; encoded by the coding sequence ATGATAGAAATGATAGATATTGGCATGGCCGATGCCATCGCTTATCGAATAGAAGGCAAGATCACAGAAGAAGAAATGAAAACAGTTCTTGCTGTTTTTAAAGAAAAAATCGAGAAGAATGAAAAACTGATAGTTTATCAGGAAGTTGTGAGTATCGGCGGAGCAGACTTCGACGCGCTGATAGACAAATTTAAGTTCTTTCTTGAAGTTGGGCTGTCCCATTTCAGTAGAATTGCCGTCGTCACGCATAAAAAATGGATTCATAAGCTTGTGGATTTGGAGGGTAAACTTTTTAAGGGTATTGAAATGAGAGGGTTTCCAAAGGAAGAGAAAGACCAAGCGCTTAAATTTTTGAAAAATGGTTAA
- a CDS encoding integrase catalytic domain-containing protein: protein MSFQAKRELLANVAPRYREENKKHKSVILNEFILATGYSRKYAIRLLSLKELPVVRRIKKPRPRIYNSDVQEALKIAWAASNYIASKRLAPFLKDLVPTLERYGHLELNDETRSQLISISPATIDRILKPIRNNGLNMSTTKPGKLLKHQIPIRTFTDWEEDEPGFFEADLVAHCGWSMEGEFLYTLVLTDIATGWVECIALPYRSGSAVIHALDKAQELIPFPILGIDTDNGTEFINTELIRYCEKEKITFTRGRAYKKNDQCYVEQKNGIVVRQIVGYDRFEGHHAYMQLSELYRAVRLYVNFFQPSMKLKKKWRDNSKIKKTYDAAQTPFQRLKQAVQIQKETNEKLELVNYSLDPVLLLKQIQFLQDALWKHVTLAKQPSSGKNEDRQPLYGFKLPLTTEEPTEKNNDNLILEPGIIKRRQYRKTEKPRAKHWWRTRKDPFEDAWDEVCSWLENDPEKTAKSMLSKLQEKYPGQYTKGQLRTLQRRVKAWREKAIITYDDNLLKRNPLAEDTRIGDLKAITVDTQKMEKGKLTV from the coding sequence ATGAGTTTTCAAGCAAAAAGAGAATTGTTGGCAAATGTTGCTCCCCGATATAGGGAAGAAAATAAGAAGCACAAATCAGTTATTTTGAACGAATTCATTTTAGCAACTGGATACTCGCGTAAATATGCAATCCGGTTACTGTCTTTAAAAGAGTTACCGGTTGTGAGAAGAATTAAAAAGCCACGGCCAAGAATTTATAACAGTGACGTTCAAGAAGCATTGAAAATTGCCTGGGCGGCTTCAAACTATATCGCCTCAAAAAGGCTTGCCCCGTTTTTGAAGGATCTGGTGCCGACTTTGGAACGTTACGGACACCTTGAACTTAACGACGAAACCCGTTCTCAACTTATTTCAATAAGCCCCGCAACGATTGACCGAATTTTAAAACCAATAAGAAACAATGGCCTGAATATGAGTACAACCAAACCCGGAAAACTTCTTAAACATCAGATTCCGATAAGAACATTTACTGATTGGGAGGAAGATGAGCCTGGTTTTTTTGAGGCTGACCTGGTAGCACATTGTGGCTGGAGCATGGAAGGAGAATTTCTTTATACATTGGTTTTGACAGATATCGCCACAGGTTGGGTCGAGTGTATTGCTCTACCATACCGCAGTGGTTCTGCTGTTATTCATGCTTTGGATAAAGCCCAGGAATTGATACCTTTTCCAATATTAGGGATTGATACTGATAACGGAACTGAGTTCATCAATACTGAATTGATCCGTTATTGCGAAAAAGAAAAGATAACTTTTACCAGGGGAAGAGCATATAAGAAAAACGATCAGTGTTATGTTGAGCAGAAAAACGGAATAGTTGTAAGGCAGATAGTCGGGTACGATCGTTTTGAAGGTCACCATGCTTATATGCAACTCTCTGAGTTATATCGGGCAGTACGCCTTTATGTGAATTTCTTCCAACCTTCAATGAAGCTGAAAAAAAAATGGCGAGATAACAGCAAAATAAAGAAAACATATGATGCTGCACAAACCCCATTTCAAAGGTTGAAACAAGCCGTCCAGATCCAAAAGGAAACAAATGAAAAGCTGGAATTGGTAAACTATTCTTTGGATCCGGTTCTTCTGTTAAAGCAAATTCAGTTTTTACAGGATGCGCTGTGGAAACATGTAACTTTGGCGAAACAACCTTCCTCCGGTAAAAATGAAGATAGGCAGCCTCTATACGGTTTTAAATTACCATTAACTACGGAAGAGCCTACTGAAAAAAACAATGACAATTTGATTTTAGAACCTGGCATTATAAAAAGGAGGCAGTATAGGAAAACGGAAAAACCGCGTGCCAAGCACTGGTGGCGAACCAGGAAGGATCCTTTTGAAGATGCTTGGGATGAGGTCTGTTCATGGTTGGAGAATGATCCTGAAAAGACCGCCAAATCAATGCTTTCAAAACTTCAGGAAAAATATCCAGGACAATACACAAAGGGGCAGCTGAGGACTTTACAGCGGCGGGTCAAAGCCTGGAGGGAAAAAGCCATTATTACATATGATGATAATCTTTTAAAACGTAATCCTTTGGCTGAAGATACCAGAATCGGGGACCTCAAAGCTATAACAGTGGATACCCAAAAAATGGAAAAGGGAAAGCTTACTGTATAA
- a CDS encoding IS4 family transposase encodes MNTTLTNVENQMTNSEQIGVLNDYFTKFKIGKLLNQSGIVKTKGASPLAIFTALFNLAFHNKNLYQGIVKNKKVDVDKDAAYNFLNSPTYNWRRFTLQLCRRIYFIIRKLLDDSSEEVLIFDDSTYSRNRSKKVELLSRVFDHTDMKYIKGFRMLTLGWSDGNSFLGLDFALLSSVDKKNRYNEINPDIDKRTCGYHRRQEAVTKTTAHLVPMVKRALDMGVRAKYILMDSWFSMPSAIANLREYIHVICMLKDHPKWLYEYQGKKLRLSELYGKLKKKRGRAKVKAQAIVTLSNGKQAKIIFVPCDKKRGWLALLSTDLALPNEEIIRLYGKRWDIEVFFKMCKQHLKLVKEIQIRNYDGLVGHTSLVIARYNILSLYQRQCMDQRSFGELFRACNDEMTNLSFMVSLERIMRLALVNIRQLFNFTERMVQVMLDQVMGQALKYFGFSSRPEELLGV; translated from the coding sequence ATGAATACTACCCTTACCAACGTAGAAAATCAAATGACAAATTCAGAACAAATCGGCGTACTCAATGATTATTTTACAAAATTCAAAATTGGTAAGTTATTGAATCAATCAGGAATCGTTAAAACCAAAGGAGCCTCACCGCTTGCCATTTTCACAGCCCTATTTAACTTGGCATTTCACAACAAGAATTTATACCAGGGCATTGTGAAAAATAAAAAAGTTGATGTCGATAAGGACGCCGCTTACAATTTTTTGAACTCTCCAACATATAACTGGCGGCGGTTTACCCTTCAGCTCTGCCGCCGAATTTATTTTATCATCAGAAAGCTCCTTGATGATTCTTCTGAAGAAGTTCTTATCTTCGACGATTCTACCTATAGCAGAAACCGTTCTAAAAAAGTCGAGCTTTTATCCCGGGTGTTTGATCATACAGATATGAAGTACATCAAAGGATTCCGGATGCTGACTCTTGGCTGGTCTGACGGTAACAGTTTTCTTGGACTTGATTTTGCCCTTTTATCATCTGTAGACAAAAAGAATCGATACAATGAAATAAATCCTGATATTGATAAAAGGACCTGCGGATATCATCGCCGCCAGGAAGCGGTTACAAAAACCACAGCCCATCTCGTACCGATGGTAAAAAGAGCCCTTGATATGGGTGTCCGGGCTAAGTATATTTTAATGGACAGTTGGTTTTCGATGCCGTCAGCAATCGCAAATTTGCGGGAATACATACACGTCATATGCATGCTGAAAGATCATCCAAAATGGCTTTATGAATATCAAGGCAAAAAGCTTAGGCTGTCCGAACTCTATGGAAAATTGAAGAAAAAACGAGGAAGAGCAAAAGTCAAAGCCCAAGCTATTGTTACTCTTTCCAACGGCAAGCAGGCAAAAATCATTTTTGTTCCCTGTGATAAAAAACGTGGCTGGCTTGCACTCCTGTCGACAGATTTGGCCCTTCCTAATGAAGAAATCATTCGTCTGTACGGCAAACGTTGGGATATAGAGGTCTTTTTCAAAATGTGCAAACAGCACTTAAAATTGGTGAAGGAAATACAAATTCGAAATTACGATGGCCTTGTGGGCCATACATCTCTGGTTATTGCCAGGTATAATATTCTCAGCCTTTATCAGCGGCAATGTATGGATCAGAGATCATTCGGGGAGCTCTTCAGGGCCTGTAACGATGAGATGACCAATTTGTCTTTTATGGTTTCTTTGGAGCGGATCATGCGTTTAGCTTTGGTAAATATTCGGCAATTATTTAATTTTACCGAGCGTATGGTTCAAGTGATGCTTGATCAGGTAATGGGCCAAGCTCTCAAGTATTTCGGTTTTTCAAGTAGGCCTGAGGAATTATTGGGGGTGTAA